One part of the Chryseobacterium sp. 7 genome encodes these proteins:
- a CDS encoding alpha/beta hydrolase: protein MKKLINIVFVLTACIQLSAQKIIHQEIFSPKMNKKIKTVIIIPNLQPNTTYPSVYILHGFSGNPDRIIKQDIPDLVKKAQEFKTIYILPDGNYSSWYVDSPIIKDSQYQTFIGKELVEFIDKNYPVKTEKKSRGILGWSMGGYGATNIGVTYNKTFGIVGSSCGALDFNSFGEGYQKYMVNKVLGPLDSINPNFLTDSKIKLMAGAEQQYIFDCGTEDTQMIYMNRNFHKKLTEMKVQHLYTESLGGHVPEYWSRSLSEQLSLFDRFFKQ, encoded by the coding sequence ATGAAGAAGCTTATCAACATTGTATTTGTACTGACGGCATGTATTCAGCTATCAGCACAAAAAATTATTCATCAGGAAATTTTCAGTCCGAAAATGAATAAAAAAATTAAAACAGTAATCATTATCCCTAATCTTCAACCTAACACAACTTATCCATCAGTTTATATTCTTCACGGTTTCAGTGGTAATCCGGACAGAATTATTAAGCAGGATATTCCGGATCTGGTTAAAAAAGCACAGGAATTTAAAACCATCTATATACTTCCGGATGGTAACTACAGTTCATGGTATGTGGACAGTCCGATAATAAAAGATTCCCAATATCAAACCTTTATTGGGAAAGAGCTGGTAGAGTTTATTGATAAAAATTATCCGGTAAAAACAGAAAAAAAATCCCGCGGAATTTTGGGTTGGAGTATGGGAGGTTATGGTGCAACCAATATCGGAGTTACTTATAATAAAACATTTGGTATTGTAGGAAGTTCTTGCGGAGCTTTGGATTTCAATTCTTTTGGAGAAGGCTATCAGAAATATATGGTGAATAAAGTGCTTGGACCACTGGATTCTATCAATCCGAATTTCCTGACAGACAGCAAAATAAAACTGATGGCCGGAGCAGAGCAGCAATATATTTTCGATTGCGGAACAGAAGATACCCAAATGATCTACATGAATAGAAATTTTCATAAAAAACTGACAGAAATGAAGGTTCAGCATCTCTACACAGAATCTTTGGGAGGACACGTCCCGGAATATTGGAGCAGATCATTATCTGAGCAATTGTCTTTATTTGACAGGTTTTTTAAACAGTAA
- a CDS encoding pyridoxal phosphate-dependent decarboxylase family protein translates to MNNNLISLEELASTTSPHISGNFGNIFHPDNYDHYRNAVNSTLDLVQEFLHRNNKPFSGIEAKTMKGMVQQIDLNQKLSNYNELLTEVDEIYVKHATAFHLPQYVAHLNCPVVIPALAGEILVSAINSSQDTYDQSAGGTFMERKLIDWTAGQIGYNTNVSDGVFTAGGSQSNLMGLVMMRDCFSQKRYHHNIKMDGLPAEASRFRIFVSDKSHFSNLKNASIMGLGEKSIVKVPTDDRFRMDISLLKKYIKREEQLGNIPIGIVATAGTTDFGNIDPLDDIANIAEQYNIWMHVDAAYGCALLLSEKYRDLINGIERADSVTIDYHKSFFQPISSSAFIVKNKKELLILKHHADYLNPKEMDEEEIPAQINKSITQSTRRFDALKLWFTIRMMGKEQLAEYTDTVIDLTKDAAAMITEDADFELLSDSDLSVLVFRYINPEISDLNALNQYIKMKLFYSGEILVASTKVDGNFYLKFTFLNPITTTEDIHQILTTIKNHGKDFNSEK, encoded by the coding sequence ATGAACAACAATTTAATATCCCTAGAAGAGCTCGCAAGCACCACTTCACCTCACATTTCGGGGAATTTTGGGAATATTTTTCATCCTGACAATTATGATCATTATCGTAATGCTGTCAACAGTACTTTAGACCTGGTTCAGGAATTTCTTCACAGAAACAACAAGCCTTTCAGTGGTATAGAAGCCAAAACAATGAAAGGAATGGTACAACAGATTGATCTTAATCAAAAATTATCTAATTATAATGAGCTGCTTACAGAAGTAGACGAAATCTATGTAAAACATGCCACTGCTTTTCACCTTCCACAATATGTAGCTCACCTTAACTGTCCTGTAGTAATCCCGGCATTGGCAGGAGAAATTCTTGTAAGTGCCATCAATTCTTCACAGGATACTTATGATCAAAGCGCAGGGGGAACTTTCATGGAAAGAAAACTAATCGACTGGACTGCCGGTCAGATCGGATATAATACGAATGTGAGCGATGGTGTTTTCACCGCGGGGGGCTCACAGAGCAATTTAATGGGATTGGTCATGATGCGTGACTGTTTTTCTCAGAAAAGATATCATCACAATATTAAAATGGATGGTCTGCCAGCAGAGGCAAGCCGTTTCAGAATATTTGTTTCAGATAAATCTCACTTCAGCAATCTGAAAAATGCGTCCATTATGGGACTGGGTGAAAAAAGTATTGTTAAAGTACCTACTGATGACCGTTTCCGTATGGATATTTCTCTTTTGAAAAAGTATATCAAGAGAGAAGAACAGCTGGGAAACATCCCTATTGGTATTGTAGCAACAGCTGGAACCACAGACTTTGGAAATATCGATCCATTAGATGATATCGCCAATATCGCAGAACAATATAACATCTGGATGCATGTAGATGCAGCTTACGGTTGTGCTTTATTATTAAGTGAAAAGTACCGTGACCTGATCAATGGTATTGAAAGAGCAGATTCTGTAACGATTGATTACCACAAATCATTCTTCCAGCCTATCAGCAGCAGTGCTTTTATTGTTAAGAACAAAAAAGAACTCCTGATTCTTAAACATCACGCCGATTATCTGAATCCGAAAGAAATGGACGAAGAGGAAATTCCGGCACAGATCAATAAATCCATTACCCAGAGTACGAGAAGATTTGATGCTTTAAAACTTTGGTTTACCATAAGAATGATGGGGAAAGAACAGTTAGCAGAATATACAGATACAGTGATTGATCTTACCAAAGATGCCGCCGCAATGATTACGGAAGATGCAGATTTTGAGCTTCTTTCTGATTCTGACTTAAGTGTTCTTGTTTTCAGATATATCAATCCGGAAATCAGTGATCTGAATGCGCTGAATCAATACATCAAGATGAAATTGTTCTACAGTGGAGAAATCCTTGTAGCAAGTACAAAAGTGGATGGAAACTTCTATCTGAAGTTTACGTTCCTGAACCCGATTACGACTACAGAAGACATTCATCAAATTCTCACCACAATCAAAAATCATGGAAAAGACTTTAATTCAGAAAAATAA
- a CDS encoding DsbA family oxidoreductase has protein sequence MKIEIWSDVMCPFCYIGKNNFEQALNKLPFKDEVEVEWKSFQLDPSLDPKETQDTLQYFREKKGFPEAQATQMLGQVTQMGKGAGIDFNFEKTLITNTFSAHKLLHLAKKHNKSNEMEEALFIAHFIDGKNVGDAEILVSLAENLGIDKEEARQAVTTDQLDDEVNQDIQEARNNGISGVPFFVLNGKYAVSGAQPAEVFENALQQTYKETVSPFKDLSGENGASCDADGCSI, from the coding sequence ATGAAAATAGAAATCTGGTCGGACGTGATGTGTCCGTTTTGTTATATCGGAAAGAATAATTTTGAGCAGGCTTTGAATAAGCTTCCTTTTAAAGATGAAGTTGAAGTAGAGTGGAAAAGCTTTCAGCTGGATCCAAGTTTAGATCCGAAAGAAACTCAGGATACCCTTCAATATTTCAGAGAAAAGAAAGGTTTCCCTGAAGCTCAGGCTACCCAAATGCTTGGTCAGGTAACTCAAATGGGAAAAGGAGCGGGAATTGATTTTAATTTTGAAAAAACTCTAATTACCAATACCTTCAGTGCTCATAAATTGCTTCATTTGGCTAAAAAGCACAACAAATCCAATGAAATGGAAGAAGCATTATTTATTGCTCATTTTATTGACGGGAAAAATGTAGGAGATGCAGAAATTTTAGTATCTCTTGCTGAAAATTTAGGAATTGATAAAGAAGAAGCAAGACAGGCAGTTACAACGGATCAATTAGACGATGAAGTCAACCAGGATATTCAGGAAGCGAGAAACAATGGTATTTCCGGAGTTCCTTTCTTTGTTCTGAATGGTAAATATGCCGTTTCCGGTGCTCAGCCTGCGGAAGTATTTGAAAATGCACTTCAGCAAACTTATAAAGAAACGGTGAGTCCGTTTAAGGATCTTTCCGGTGAAAACGGAGCCTCCTGTGATGCAGACGGATGCAGCATTTAA
- a CDS encoding GNAT family N-acetyltransferase: MEKTLIQKNKTGEKAREITFRILLNGMLRELGNGKFYQGVPKYDLLTAKALQNSNYPLYMRFEMKKSGLFLFAPVSYRSETLFHEYGPVLWAVDHQNQEVFEVNDQKLTELVYRELSETTNETGFRNFVERIQSSLRNLELTTEACLQDDQLLTYSFLESEQMLPAGHNLHPFTKSRMGFSEEEQLLYGPEFGKGFQLDYFLIHKDCITEKSLPGISAKEIFEKWTSLPESYDFENTNDFYIVPCHPWEAQYLLSTAEYPEMLGSGKIIHIGPLGEDFYATSSIRTVYNPDFSWMLKFSLHVLMTGSVRTNSLKDLNRGYASAIWWQHEKASFEQNFPNFKLLLEPSTLSVHYGGKNMDSLNILLRENPFSNEDKVILLARLCQDESTDGFNFTTHFFKNVANQLGVDVEKAAIIWFEKYVNLLLSPLNRLYDQLGMAPEVHQQNLLVQLDNQLLPQSIYVRDGQGYLIKESVKGKYESLIKDYPEVEDLFIRDERLLDIVSHHLLVSNLSALIASIGKTGLVKERRLIHILYREFENLHETEPSSLTDYALNQRYWAVKSNLQSAVADLDGGVNAASIAYAKVPNLLHKHFFSDQLINPQGTEVFFKRYFQKEDVTMSMRPIDLENDLEMLHEWFNREHAVKIWQMNWPIDELETYYRLMLPSDEAHSYIIAGNDEPSCNIEVYWACRDIVGDYYEVLPTDYGTHQFIAPIDPKKKFVSPSTQSMVDYVFAQPQVGKMVGEGSVDSLASMMNKAHVGFKVDKVIEMPHKKANLNFCYREWYWEKFPQNKEVQITTNITKND, encoded by the coding sequence ATGGAAAAGACTTTAATTCAGAAAAATAAAACAGGAGAAAAAGCCCGGGAAATTACTTTCAGAATTCTGTTGAACGGAATGTTGAGAGAACTGGGAAACGGAAAATTCTATCAGGGCGTTCCGAAATATGATCTTCTGACAGCAAAAGCTCTTCAGAATAGCAATTATCCGCTGTATATGAGATTTGAAATGAAGAAAAGCGGACTGTTTTTATTTGCTCCGGTTTCTTATCGTTCCGAAACCCTTTTTCATGAATACGGACCTGTTTTGTGGGCAGTGGATCATCAAAATCAGGAAGTTTTTGAAGTTAATGATCAAAAGCTTACTGAACTGGTTTACAGAGAACTTTCTGAGACTACAAACGAAACGGGTTTCAGAAACTTTGTGGAAAGAATTCAAAGCAGCTTAAGAAATCTGGAACTGACAACAGAAGCTTGTCTTCAGGATGATCAGCTGTTGACCTATTCTTTCCTTGAATCTGAGCAAATGCTTCCTGCCGGACACAATCTGCATCCTTTCACCAAATCAAGAATGGGATTCTCGGAGGAAGAACAGCTTTTATATGGTCCTGAATTCGGGAAAGGATTTCAACTGGATTATTTCCTGATTCACAAAGACTGCATCACAGAAAAATCTCTTCCAGGGATTTCGGCAAAAGAGATCTTCGAAAAATGGACTTCTTTACCGGAAAGCTACGATTTTGAAAACACAAATGATTTTTACATCGTTCCATGCCATCCATGGGAGGCACAATATCTTTTATCAACCGCAGAATACCCTGAAATGTTGGGTTCCGGGAAAATTATTCACATCGGACCATTAGGTGAGGATTTTTACGCAACATCTTCAATAAGAACGGTATACAATCCGGACTTTAGCTGGATGTTAAAGTTCTCTTTGCATGTTTTAATGACAGGCTCTGTAAGAACAAATAGCTTAAAAGATCTCAACAGAGGTTATGCTTCGGCAATCTGGTGGCAGCATGAAAAAGCTTCATTTGAGCAAAATTTCCCGAATTTTAAATTATTGCTGGAACCTTCCACGTTAAGTGTTCATTATGGAGGAAAGAATATGGACAGTCTTAATATACTGCTCCGTGAAAATCCTTTTTCAAATGAAGATAAGGTGATTTTATTAGCAAGACTTTGTCAGGATGAATCTACAGATGGGTTTAATTTTACAACGCATTTCTTTAAAAATGTTGCGAATCAATTGGGTGTAGATGTAGAAAAAGCAGCTATTATCTGGTTTGAAAAGTATGTAAATCTATTGCTCTCTCCTTTAAACAGGTTGTACGATCAATTAGGTATGGCTCCTGAAGTTCATCAGCAGAATCTGCTTGTACAATTGGATAATCAATTGCTTCCTCAATCTATTTATGTAAGAGACGGACAAGGATATTTGATCAAAGAAAGTGTCAAAGGAAAATATGAATCCCTGATCAAAGATTATCCTGAAGTGGAAGACCTTTTTATCAGAGATGAGCGTCTTCTGGATATTGTTTCTCATCATCTTTTGGTAAGTAACCTGAGCGCACTGATTGCTTCAATAGGCAAAACGGGACTGGTTAAAGAAAGAAGATTAATCCATATTCTATACAGGGAGTTTGAAAATCTTCATGAAACTGAACCTTCATCGTTAACGGATTATGCTTTGAATCAAAGATATTGGGCGGTTAAATCTAACTTACAATCGGCTGTAGCTGATTTAGACGGAGGAGTGAATGCGGCATCTATTGCTTATGCGAAAGTTCCGAATCTTCTTCACAAACATTTCTTCTCGGATCAGTTAATCAATCCTCAGGGAACAGAAGTTTTCTTTAAAAGGTATTTCCAGAAAGAAGATGTAACTATGAGTATGCGTCCTATAGATCTTGAAAATGACCTTGAAATGCTTCATGAATGGTTCAACCGTGAACATGCTGTAAAAATCTGGCAGATGAACTGGCCGATAGATGAGCTTGAAACCTACTACAGGCTGATGCTTCCAAGTGATGAAGCTCACAGTTATATCATCGCAGGAAACGATGAACCTTCTTGTAATATTGAAGTGTATTGGGCTTGCAGAGATATCGTAGGAGATTATTATGAAGTACTGCCTACCGATTATGGAACACACCAGTTTATTGCACCTATTGATCCTAAAAAGAAATTTGTATCTCCATCCACTCAATCTATGGTTGACTATGTTTTTGCACAGCCACAGGTAGGAAAAATGGTAGGAGAAGGATCTGTAGACTCTCTTGCATCTATGATGAATAAAGCCCATGTAGGCTTCAAAGTAGATAAAGTAATAGAAATGCCTCATAAAAAAGCCAATCTGAACTTCTGTTACAGAGAATGGTACTGGGAAAAATTCCCACAGAATAAAGAGGTACAAATCACCACAAACATCACAAAAAATGACTAA
- a CDS encoding TauD/TfdA family dioxygenase yields the protein MNSTEILDKDCLTAVKLLPTVIEVTSQERRMIKDAALHLQKKYDNYENRDFIKHVHQLASYFLPERILNIAADFASDFSKNQYGALIFTGLMDIDQEDIGSTPPNWQAADYSKFNLYGFACALIHGALPSKPVQYYSQRKGGGLIHAIIPDEKMKETQTGSGSSTDLYVHTEDAFLKHQADFLSFMYVRNEEQVPSTLYSIRSHESIGENYRPLFERIYKIPKDANLETGDNEEETLDSVLYGNYSLPFMRFDAAEQLFNSSIRQSEEAQSTLHEFWEEARHLIYSGFTPQAGDVILVNNHLCAHGRSAFRAGVRNIDGIEHPCERRIMLRMMSKVSLIDMRAHTLTEDPFFVIEEHLGKNFQHF from the coding sequence ATGAATTCTACAGAAATTTTAGATAAAGACTGTTTAACAGCGGTAAAACTGCTTCCTACGGTCATAGAAGTCACCTCTCAGGAAAGAAGAATGATAAAAGATGCGGCGCTGCATCTTCAGAAAAAGTATGACAATTATGAAAACCGTGATTTTATAAAGCATGTACATCAGCTGGCGTCTTATTTCTTACCGGAGAGAATTTTAAATATAGCGGCTGATTTTGCGAGTGACTTTTCAAAAAATCAATATGGTGCACTGATCTTTACAGGATTAATGGATATAGATCAGGAGGATATAGGATCTACCCCTCCCAATTGGCAGGCAGCAGATTATTCGAAATTTAATTTATATGGTTTTGCGTGTGCTCTTATTCATGGGGCACTTCCATCAAAGCCTGTGCAATATTATTCACAACGTAAAGGAGGCGGACTGATCCATGCCATTATTCCTGATGAAAAAATGAAGGAAACACAAACCGGATCAGGGTCTTCAACAGATTTATATGTGCATACTGAAGATGCTTTTCTGAAACATCAGGCCGATTTTTTAAGCTTTATGTATGTAAGAAATGAAGAGCAGGTTCCTTCTACCCTTTATTCTATCCGTTCTCATGAGTCTATCGGGGAAAATTACAGACCTCTTTTTGAGCGTATTTATAAAATCCCGAAAGATGCCAACCTGGAAACGGGAGATAATGAAGAAGAGACGTTAGATTCTGTACTGTATGGTAATTATAGTCTTCCGTTTATGAGATTTGATGCTGCGGAACAGCTTTTCAATTCAAGCATAAGACAATCGGAGGAAGCGCAAAGTACACTGCATGAGTTCTGGGAAGAAGCCAGACATTTGATTTACTCAGGATTTACACCTCAGGCAGGAGACGTTATCCTTGTAAACAATCATTTATGTGCTCACGGGAGATCGGCTTTCCGTGCGGGCGTAAGAAATATTGACGGAATAGAACATCCGTGTGAGAGAAGAATCATGCTTCGTATGATGAGTAAAGTGAGTCTTATCGATATGAGAGCACATACACTTACAGAAGATCCGTTTTTTGTGATAGAAGAACATTTGGGTAAAAACTTTCAACATTTTTAA
- a CDS encoding Crp/Fnr family transcriptional regulator, with protein sequence MNHSEFVKHINQYYPLSEETVKDLSDICTEEYYRKNDLLLESGSMGRYYYFVKSGLIGYYTEDEQGNNIYKIFFEENNFVASTAAIIKNEPSNFNIIALEDCSVIQYPAKAYRELLKKHHDLALFHLYYLEKNWVVKKEPLEVSLKYETAKKRYLQLLENPSLYNRLKQHHIASYLGITPTQLSRIKKDVS encoded by the coding sequence ATGAACCATTCAGAGTTTGTAAAACATATTAATCAGTATTATCCTTTATCCGAGGAAACAGTTAAAGATTTATCAGATATCTGTACGGAAGAATATTACCGCAAAAATGATCTTCTGCTGGAATCCGGGTCTATGGGAAGGTATTATTATTTTGTAAAGTCCGGATTGATAGGCTATTATACAGAGGATGAACAAGGGAATAATATTTATAAAATCTTCTTCGAAGAAAACAATTTTGTAGCTTCCACAGCAGCCATTATTAAAAATGAACCCAGCAATTTCAATATCATTGCACTGGAAGACTGCTCAGTGATACAATACCCTGCAAAAGCCTACCGTGAATTGCTAAAAAAACATCATGATCTGGCTCTTTTTCATCTGTATTATCTGGAAAAAAATTGGGTAGTAAAAAAGGAACCACTTGAAGTCTCTCTAAAATATGAAACCGCAAAAAAACGGTATTTACAATTACTGGAAAATCCATCTTTATATAACAGACTGAAACAGCATCACATCGCTTCTTATTTAGGAATAACCCCTACACAGCTAAGCCGGATCAAAAAGGATGTTAGCTGA
- a CDS encoding lysine N(6)-hydroxylase/L-ornithine N(5)-oxygenase family protein, with the protein MTNEAVYNVIGIGIGPFNLGLAALSNPISELKTLFLDQRDGFDWHPGLMIDHVTLQTPFLCDCVSMADPTNPLSLLNYLKETGRLYKFFIREDFFIPRKEYNRYCQWVIEQLPQCRFSTQVVDITYEDGLYHVTTIHTKTKETAVFKTERLILGTGTQPHIPSFIPKDDSRVIHTSSYLYRKEELLSQGKKIAIIGSGQSSAEVFYDLLQNRNEETQLGWYSRPDRFFPMEYSKLTLELTSPDYVEYFYNRSESARKTILSKQQAQFKGINYDLINDIYDFIYDLNIDNADPNLKIIPNSQLNRVDNSNPDFINLEFTQLEQEVPYDQEADYLILGTGYRYHEPAFLKNIQDRIKRDSSGLFDVNRNYSIDHNGGEIYVLHAEVHTHSYISTDLGMAAYRNSYIINDILGREHYKIEKKIAFQDFDVEKYADLPTAKI; encoded by the coding sequence ATGACTAACGAAGCCGTATACAATGTAATAGGCATAGGTATAGGCCCTTTCAATCTGGGACTTGCCGCATTATCCAATCCGATTTCAGAACTGAAAACCCTTTTCCTGGACCAGAGAGATGGTTTCGACTGGCACCCGGGACTGATGATTGACCATGTAACCCTGCAGACCCCATTTTTATGCGACTGCGTTTCCATGGCTGATCCTACGAATCCTTTAAGCCTTTTGAACTATCTGAAAGAAACCGGAAGACTGTATAAGTTTTTTATCAGAGAAGATTTTTTCATTCCGAGAAAAGAATACAACCGTTACTGCCAATGGGTGATTGAACAGCTTCCACAATGCCGTTTTTCTACTCAAGTAGTGGATATTACTTATGAAGATGGTTTATATCATGTAACTACGATTCACACCAAAACCAAAGAAACTGCGGTTTTCAAAACGGAAAGACTGATTTTGGGAACAGGGACACAGCCTCATATTCCTTCTTTCATTCCGAAGGATGATTCCCGTGTTATTCATACAAGTTCTTATCTGTATAGAAAAGAAGAACTTTTGTCTCAGGGTAAAAAAATAGCAATTATCGGTTCTGGCCAGAGTTCAGCAGAAGTTTTTTATGATCTTCTTCAAAACAGAAATGAAGAAACACAACTGGGATGGTATTCCCGTCCGGACAGATTTTTCCCTATGGAATATTCTAAACTGACGCTGGAGCTTACTTCACCTGATTATGTAGAATATTTCTACAACAGAAGCGAATCTGCAAGGAAAACCATTTTAAGCAAGCAGCAAGCTCAGTTTAAAGGGATCAATTACGATCTGATCAATGATATCTATGACTTCATTTATGATCTGAATATCGATAATGCTGATCCTAATCTTAAAATTATTCCTAACAGCCAGCTGAATAGAGTAGACAACAGTAATCCTGACTTCATCAATCTTGAATTTACCCAACTGGAACAGGAAGTACCTTATGATCAGGAAGCGGATTATCTGATTTTAGGAACAGGATATCGTTATCACGAGCCTGCCTTCTTAAAGAATATTCAGGATAGAATCAAGAGAGATTCCAGCGGATTATTTGATGTTAACAGAAATTATTCAATAGACCACAACGGAGGAGAAATCTATGTGCTTCACGCCGAAGTTCATACTCACAGCTATATTTCTACAGATCTGGGAATGGCTGCGTACCGTAATTCCTACATCATCAATGATATTCTGGGAAGAGAGCATTATAAAATTGAAAAGAAAATTGCTTTCCAGGATTTCGATGTAGAAAAATATGCTGATTTACCAACTGCCAAAATTTAA
- a CDS encoding GNAT family N-acetyltransferase, with amino-acid sequence MSSIIINKASAEDVEIIQSLGIETFSETFAEDNTEEAMKKYLEESFNTEKIKSELNNPDSHFYIAWEEDNPVGYLKVNTGNAQTELQDDKSLEIERIYVKKSHHGKKVGQLLYDQALEIAQQLKKSYLWLGVWEENLRALQFYRKNGFVEFDKHIFRLGEEEQTDLMMKKILD; translated from the coding sequence ATGAGCTCAATCATTATTAACAAAGCCTCAGCTGAGGACGTAGAAATTATACAAAGTTTAGGTATAGAAACGTTTTCTGAAACTTTTGCAGAAGATAATACGGAAGAAGCTATGAAAAAATATCTGGAAGAAAGCTTCAATACCGAAAAGATAAAATCGGAGCTCAATAACCCTGATTCTCATTTCTATATTGCATGGGAAGAAGACAATCCTGTAGGTTATCTTAAAGTAAATACGGGCAATGCCCAAACAGAACTTCAGGATGATAAGAGCCTTGAAATTGAAAGAATCTATGTAAAGAAAAGCCATCATGGAAAAAAAGTTGGACAATTACTTTATGATCAGGCTTTGGAAATTGCTCAGCAACTCAAGAAATCTTACTTGTGGCTTGGAGTATGGGAAGAGAACCTGAGAGCTTTACAATTTTATAGAAAAAACGGATTCGTTGAATTTGATAAACATATTTTCAGATTGGGAGAAGAAGAACAAACGGATCTGATGATGAAAAAAATACTGGATTAA
- a CDS encoding nucleosidase, which yields MIKINNESHYSIDDTLFVFALDSEAGTVFNDKNKLITGIGKVNAAIELTKEIHARKPKLIVNLGSAGSKGFHKGEVVCCTKFIQRDMDVRGLGFKLYETPLSGVPPVLEYGLKMDTLKEGICGSGDSFEMNHSETDYNIVDMEAYPLALIAQKENIPFLCLKYISDDAGSDAADDWSVQVHLASEAFKKILFS from the coding sequence ATGATAAAAATTAACAACGAAAGTCATTATTCAATTGATGATACCCTTTTTGTTTTTGCATTAGATTCCGAAGCGGGAACAGTATTCAACGATAAAAATAAATTAATTACCGGCATCGGAAAGGTGAACGCAGCAATTGAATTAACCAAAGAAATTCATGCTAGAAAACCTAAACTGATTGTGAATTTAGGTTCTGCCGGAAGTAAAGGATTTCACAAAGGCGAAGTGGTATGCTGTACAAAGTTCATCCAGAGAGATATGGATGTACGCGGCCTTGGTTTTAAACTCTATGAAACACCACTGTCCGGGGTTCCTCCAGTGTTGGAATACGGTCTTAAAATGGATACTCTGAAAGAGGGAATCTGCGGAAGTGGTGATAGCTTTGAAATGAATCATTCCGAAACCGATTATAATATCGTAGACATGGAAGCTTATCCACTGGCATTGATTGCCCAAAAGGAAAACATCCCGTTTCTATGCCTGAAATATATCTCCGATGATGCCGGAAGCGATGCTGCAGATGACTGGAGTGTACAGGTTCACCTGGCTTCTGAAGCTTTTAAGAAAATTCTTTTTTCATAA